The following is a genomic window from Verrucosispora sp. WMMD573.
CCGCCGGACAGGACCGGCGCCGGACGCCCTGAGCGGCCGCCACCGGGAGACCCACCGGGTCGTTATCGACCGGTGGACGACACAAGGAGGGCACACCGTGGCCGACCAGGCCCAGACCTACAACGGTTACTGCGTCAAGTGCAAGGAGAAGCGGGACTTCGAGGGCCGTGTCGAGGTCTCGAAGACCGGCATGAACATGGCCAAGGGCAAGTGTCCGGTATGTGGCACAACAGTGAACCGCATCCTGGGCAAGGCGAAGGTCTGACGTACGCGTACTACATTCGGGGGGTGGCCTGCGGCCACCCCCCGCCCACATGCACGGTCACTGTCGGACCACCGACAGTAGTGACCGTGGGCTGTGGATAACTCGCCGAAACCTGTGGACAGCCCTGGATCTGGGGCCGGCCACCTGTGGACAACGATCGACGGAAAGCGCGGACACGGTCACTATTCGTGCTCATGACGCGAACCGCCGATCAGCCGCCTTCTCCCCGTCCCCGCCTGCTACCGGGGCTCACCCGTCTCTGGCGCGACCGGCACACCCTCCAGCTCGGCCTCGGCCGGGAGCGGGCGGTCCTGGTCGAGGTGGCCGACCCGCGAGCGGCCCGGCTGCTCGACCTGCTCGACGGCACCCGCAGCGAACGGCAGGTGCTGGCCGGGACGGAAGTCCGCCCGGAACACGCCCGCGCTCTGCTCGATGCCCTGCGCACCGCCGGTCTGGTGGTGCCGGCGCACACCCTCGTGCCCCGGGACCTCACCGGACCGCGACGGACCCGCCTTGCCGCCGAGGTCGGCGCGCTGGCGCTGGCCGCCGCCCGGCTGCCGGGCACCCCCGCCCAGGTGCTTCGACGCCGCCTGACCGCCCGGGTGACGGTCACCGGCAGCGGTCCACTCGGCCCCGCCATCGCGGTAGCACTGGCCCAGGCGGGCGTCGGCCACGTCCATCCCGACCTGCCCGGGGTGGTTCGCCCGCTCGATCTCGTCGGCACCGGTATCGCCGCCACGGAGATCGGCAGACCGCTCGACGCCGCAGCCCGGGCCGCGGTACTGCGGGCCGCCCCCGGCACCGGCACCGGCCCGCTGCGTCGGCCCCGCCCCGACCTGGTCGTGCAACTCGGCTGTGACCGGCCGGCAGCGCTGCTGGCCGCCGGTCATGCCCAACGGCGGCAGCCGCACCTGCTGGTGGACATCCGGGAGGCAATGCCGACGGTCGGCCCGCTGGTCCGCCCGCCGATCGGCCCCTGCCTGCGCTGTCTCGACCTGCACCGGGCCGACCGGGACCCCGGCTGGCCGACGCTCGCGGCCCAGCTCGCCAGCGCCCCGCCCACCCCGGCCTGTGCCGTGAGTCTGCTGCTGGCGGCGACCGGATACGCCGTCGGTGAGGCGTTGAGCCACCTCGACGGCGGCACCCCCGAGACCCTCGGCGGATCGGTCGAGGTGTTGGCCTCCGGCAACCTCCGGCGACGCTACTGGCCGCCCCACCCGCGCTGCCGATGCGGCGGCTGACCGATGGGCCGGCAGCGGGTGCGCCTGCACGGCAGCAGCGGGCCGGCCGAGTCGGTAACAATGACCGAGTGACCGACATCCCGCGCCGGGCCGTGTCCCGGACCGCCAAGCTCGCCGCTCTGCCGCTCGGCTTCGCCGGACGGACCGTCCTCGGCATGGGAAAGCGCGTCACCGGGCTCGCCTCCGATGTGATCTCCGCAGAGATCCAGCAACGCACGGCAGAGCAGTTGTTCAGCGTCCTCGGGCAGCTCAAGGGCGGGGCGATGAAGTTCGGTCAGGCGCTGTCGGTGTTCGAGGCCGCCCTCCCGGAGGAGATCGCGGCGCCCTACCGGCAGGCGCTGACGAAACTCCAGGAGGCCGCGCCGCCGCTGCCCGCCGCCAGCGTGCACAAGGTGCTGGCCGAGCAGCTGGGGCCAGCCTGGCGGGACCGGTTCGTGAGTTTCGACGACTCCCCGGCCGCCGCGGCAAGCATCGGGCAGGTGCACCGGGCCATCTGGCGGCTACCGGACGGTTCCGGCCGCGACGTCGCCGTGAAAATCCAGTATCCCGGTGCCGGTGACGCCCTGCTCGCCGACCTGAAGCAGCTCTCCCGGCTCGGCGGCATGTTCCGGGCCATCCAGCCGGGGCTCGACATCAAGCCGCTCCTGGCCGAGCTGCGGGAGAGGATCACCGAGGAGCTGGACTACGAGCTGGAGGCGGAGTCGCAGCGGGCCTTCGCCGCCGGGTACGCCGACGACCCGGAAATCTACGTGCCGGAGGTCTGCTTCGCCTCGTCCCGCGTCCTGGTGACCGAGTGGATCGAGGGCACCCCGCTGGCCGACATCATCCGCTCCGGCAGCGAGGAGCAGCGCGACGCGGCGGGCCGCCTGATGGCCACCCTCCATCTCTCCGCGCCGGCTCGGGCCGGGCTGTTGCATGCCGACCCGCATCCGGGAAACTTCCGGCTGCTGCCCGACGGCCGGCTCGGCGTGATCGACTTCGGGGCGGTGGCCCGGATGCCGGAGGGTACGCCGGAACCGATCGGTCGAATCGCCGGGCTGGCCCTGCGCGGCGACGCCGACGGGGTGGAGGCCGGGCTGCGGGCCGAGGGCTTCGTCAGTGGCACGGAGCCGATCGACGCGCACGCCCTGTTGGAGTTCCTGCGTCCGATGCTGGAGCCGATCGCCGCCGACGAGTTCCGGTTCACCCGGGCCTGGCTGCGGGCCGAAGCGGCCCGGCTGGCGAGCCCCCGCTCCCCGGCGTACCAGTTCAGCCGACAGCT
Proteins encoded in this region:
- a CDS encoding DUF5679 domain-containing protein, coding for MADQAQTYNGYCVKCKEKRDFEGRVEVSKTGMNMAKGKCPVCGTTVNRILGKAKV
- a CDS encoding AarF/ABC1/UbiB kinase family protein produces the protein MTDIPRRAVSRTAKLAALPLGFAGRTVLGMGKRVTGLASDVISAEIQQRTAEQLFSVLGQLKGGAMKFGQALSVFEAALPEEIAAPYRQALTKLQEAAPPLPAASVHKVLAEQLGPAWRDRFVSFDDSPAAAASIGQVHRAIWRLPDGSGRDVAVKIQYPGAGDALLADLKQLSRLGGMFRAIQPGLDIKPLLAELRERITEELDYELEAESQRAFAAGYADDPEIYVPEVCFASSRVLVTEWIEGTPLADIIRSGSEEQRDAAGRLMATLHLSAPARAGLLHADPHPGNFRLLPDGRLGVIDFGAVARMPEGTPEPIGRIAGLALRGDADGVEAGLRAEGFVSGTEPIDAHALLEFLRPMLEPIAADEFRFTRAWLRAEAARLASPRSPAYQFSRQLNLPPSYLLIHRVTLGSIGVLCQLEAKAPYRGILERWLPGFAAVG